From a single Chlorocebus sabaeus isolate Y175 chromosome X, mChlSab1.0.hap1, whole genome shotgun sequence genomic region:
- the ATXN3L gene encoding ataxin-3-like protein has translation MDFIFHEKQEGFLCAQHCLNNLLQGEYFSPVELASIAHQLDEEERMRMAEGGVTSEDYRAFLQQPSENMDDSGFFSIQVICNALKFWGLEVIHFNNPEYQKLGIDPINERSFICNYKQHWFTIRKFGKHWFNLNSLLAGPELISDTGLANFLTQLQQEAYSVFVVKGDLPDCEADQLLQIISVEEMDRPKLNGKKLAKEKDHRVYKTILEKVSEESDESGTSDQEEQDFQRALELSRQETNKEDEDLRRAIELSMQGSSRNTSQDLPKTSCGTPASEEPKKIKDYFEKHRQEQKQQQQQSDLPGHSSYLHERPTTSSRAIESDLRDDINEDIVQATVDTVLEIMRKNLKIKGEK, from the coding sequence ATGGATTTCATCTTTCATGAAAAACAAGAAGGCTTTCTTTGTGCTCAGCACTGCCTGAACAATCTGCTGCAAGGAGAATATTTTAGCCCTGTGGAATTAGCTTCAATTGCACATCAGCTAGATGAAGAAGAGAGGATGAGAATGGCAGAAGGAGGAGTCACTAGTGAAGACTATCGCGCATTTTTACAGCAGCCTTCAGAAAACATGGATGATAGCGGCTTCTTCTCCATCCAGGTAATATGCAATGCCTTGAAGTTCTGGGGTTTAGAGGTCATCCATTTCAATAATCCTGAATATCAGAAGCTCGGGATTGATCCTATAAATGAACGAtcttttatatgtaattataaacaACACTGGTTTACTATTAGAAAATTCGGAAAACACTGGTTTAACTTGAATTCTCTCTTGGCGGGTCCAGAATTAATATCAGATACAGGCCTTGCAAATTTCTTGACTCAACTGCAACAGGAAGCATATTCTGTATTTGTTGTTAAGGGGGATCTGCCAGACTGTGAAGCTGACCAACTGCTGCAAATCATCAGTGTTGAAGAGATGGACAGACCAAAacttaatggaaaaaaattagccaaagaaAAAGACCATAGAGTCTATAAAACAATTCTTGAAAAAGTGTCAGAAGAAAGTGATGAGTCTGGAACATCAGACCAAGAAGAGCAGGATTTTCAGAGGGCCCTGGAACTAAGTCGCCAAGAAACCAATAAAGAAGATGAAGATCTCCGCAGGGCTATTGAACTAAGCATGCAAGGTAGTTCCAGAAACACATCGCAAGATCTTCCAAAGACATCATGTGGAACTCCTGCTTCGGAAgagccaaagaaaataaaagactattTTGAAAAGCATCGGCAGGaacagaagcagcagcaacaacagtcAGATCTGCCAGGTCACAGTTCATATCTACACGAAAGGCCAACAACAAGTTCGAGAGCAATTGAGAGTGATCTCAGGGATGACATCAATGAAGACATAGTACAGGCCACTGTCGACACTGTTTTAGAAATTATGAGAAAGAATCTGAAAATCAAGGGAGAAAAAtaa